Sequence from the Leptospira johnsonii genome:
CTTTACTATTCTTTCCTCCGGATTGGCCGATTAAAGCCAGGGGATTTTTAAAAAAAAGAGGGATTTTTCCGTATGGAGAACTGAGAAACTTATTCAAAACCGTTTGGAATAAGTTACCGGTCACTTTCCGTTTTCTTTCCGCAAAAATTTTGTTAATACTCTTAGATACTTTAGAAAAACCGAATGCATGGGGAAGAAGTCTCGAAACAAAACTTCGGGAATTTTCCTCTAGTTCCGTCTCCAGATACGGGGTTTGGGTAGTTTCCTTATATGTTTTGATCCAGATATTCTTTCCTCTCAGGCATTTTTTATATCCTGGAAACCATTTATGGACGGAGCAGGGTTTTCGATTCGCATGGCATATCATGCTGATCCAGAAGAATGGGATCGCAAGTTTCCAGCTGGTCAATTCGCGAACCGGAGAGATCCAATATGTTTTACCGGAATCTTATCTGAATGAAGTCCAAAAAACAATGATGAGCACCCAACCGGATCTGATCCTTCAATTCGCTCATTTCTTGGGAGAAAAGGAAAAGAAAAGGACTGGTGATGATATTGCGGTCTTTGCGGAAGTAAGAGTCTCCTTAAACGGCAAAAAAAGCCTACCATTCATCGATCCGAATCGTGATTTAATGAAGGTGAAAGAAGATTTTTTCCACAAGGATTGGATCCTTCCCGACTCTAAATAATACCGGAGATGCTCCGGTTCATTTTTTTTAAGCACTTGCGACATCCTAAGATGGAAATAATTTCGATCAATAGAGACATAACTGAGTAGTTTCATAAAAAATACACGTTAGTCTCTTATTCATAGAACAAGATCTTCCTTACTACCCCAAGCCTGGAAAAACATTTCAGATCCATATATGTTAATTCGGGGTCAAAACACTACTTTACGAAGATGTAATTCGTTTGAATTACGAAATCCGTATTGTAATCATCCACTTACACACTTATTTTTGAATTATACTTTTTTAGGTACGTTGTTTTTTTGATTTTTAAGAGTAAACAATCTTAGAAGCAAATAGCAGTTATCTGGCTCCTGATAAAAACTTTGCCACTCAAGTGATGTTTTTATGAATTAAAACAGGTTCTGCAATTGGCCGAACTCAGATTCCCGATCTTTGGGACAAAGTAAGCATTTACTTACAAAACTAATCCCAACTAATTATTTTTTCTTGAAATAGTCGTTAGATATGTATCGTCCGATAGAATTAGGTCGATAGTGAAATGAATAGCGACTGTCGAACCGAAAGAGATATATATGAGCACCGGAATCAACCCCACCAAAAAATTCTACGCTGCACTTGCGTGCTCGTTTCTTCTTTTCCAAGGATGCGTTGCCTGGCCTTTACTAACGGGAGCTGTTGGGCTCGCGGCAGGAAAGAAAGGTGGTGGAGGGTTATTATTCCTTCCGGGTGGAGGAACTCCTACATTAAGTAGAGTAGAGATCTCTTCTCCAAATTCTAGTTTTGCAAAGACTACTAGTATGTCGTTGGTGGCGACTGCTGCATACTCTAACGGAACTCACAAAGACATTACTGCGGACGCTGTATGGAGCACCAGCGATTCCAGCATTATTTCTATTGCAGCAGGTGGACAGGCCACAGGTACGGGAGTGGGAACTGCAGATATCGGCATCACTTACGAAAGCAAGACTGCACAAATTTCTCTTTCGGTTACTTCGGCTCCTTTAAGCACTATTTCAATTTCTTGTGTAAACCAAACGGACAGTTTGCCTAAAGGGATTACTAGGCAATGTGCTTTAACCGGTAACTTTGCGGACGGATCTAACCAAGACTTAACTAACGATCCAAATACTACATGGAGCACAGGGAGTTCTGCAGTCGCTACTATCGATTCCGCAGGACTTGTGACTGGAGTAGATGCGGGAACTACTTCGATCCGAGCTTCGTATAATTCATTAAATGCAAATAATTTATCTTTAACTGTTAGTTCGGCTGCATTAGTTTCCATCGCAGTAACACCTACCAGCAAGTCACTGGCATTGGGTAAAAATCAACAGTACACTGCAACTGGAACTTATACGGACAATTCTAACCAAGATATTACGAACTCAGTAACTTGGAATTCTTCCGATACCGTGGTAGCGACTATAAGCAATACTGCAGGGTCCAGAGGGTTTTTATCTACAGAAGATATGGGAACTTCTACCATAACTGCTTCCTTAAATTCCATAAGCGGAAACACTGATGTAACAGTTACCGCTGCCGTATTAGAAAGTATTTCTATCACTCCGTCTAGCCCAAGCACTCCTAAGGGAAGAACCTTAAATCTAGTAGCTACTGGAATTTTCTCAGACGGGCATAATGAAACGATTACCGATCAAGTTACCTGGTCCAGTGAAGATGCTTCTATCGCGACTGTGGATAACGGTTCCGGATTTGAAGGTAGAGCTTCCGGTATCAATGTAGGAACAGTGGATATCACTGCTGAGATAGGCGGGATAGGTGAAACCGTATCCTTCTCCGTAACTGCTGCCGTTTTAGATTCCATCCAATTAACTGCAGATGATTCTTCCATCGCAAAAGGAACAAGCACTGCGATCTTAGCAACCGGGGTTTACTCAGACGGAACTTCTCAAAATATCACCGGTTCCGTTTCTTGGAGCAGCTCTCAGACTTCGGTCCTACAATTGGGAAGTTTAACTGCTACACCTAAAAAACAAGTGCACTCTCCAAATAGCGGATCTTTAGGAACTTCTACCATCACCGCAACTTCCGGAAGCATTAGCGGCACTGTGAACATCACTGTCACCGCTGCGAAATTAGTCTCCATTGCAGTAACTCCAACAAATCCAAGTGTAGCGAAAGGATTAACCAAAGACTTCACTGCGACCGGAACTTATACGGATAGTTCCACTCAGGATCTTACTACTTCAGTTACTTGGGCTTCTTCCGATACAAGCAAGGCTACGATCAGCAACGCTTCCGGAACAGAAGGTAAGGCTACGGGAGCCGCGGTCGGAACTTCGAATATCACCGCTACTTTAGGATCGATTACCTCTCCTTCTAGCACTCTGACTGTGACTGCAGCGGTTTTACAATCGATCACGATTACTCCTTCCAATCCGAGTGTTGCCAAAGGAAGATCCGAAAACCTAAGCGCGACCGGAACTTATTCGGATAATTCCACTCAGGATCTTACTACTTCAGTTACTTGGGCAAGCTCCAGTAATTCGACTGTGGGTGTAAGTAACGTAAACGGAACCAAAGGAAAGGCTATAGGCGTTTCTGTTGGAACTGCAACAATCACTGCAACCCTAGGCTCCGTATCCAACTCCATCACATTTACGGTAACTTCTGCTGTGCTGGATTCGATCGAAGTTCATATAACGGATTCTTCTATCGCCAAGGGAACTTCTACGCTTGCAGAAGCAACGGGAACCTATTCCGACGGAACCACTTCGGATATCACAGACCAAGTAGTTTGGGGTAGTTCTCAAACTTCTATCATTCAATTGGGAGTTTTAACTGCGGTACCTAAAAAGACCCTGACTTCTCCTAATAATGGTTCTTTAGGAATATCTAATATTTCCGCCACCTTAGGAAGTGTCAGTGGAAATGCGAACCTTACTGTGACCGCGGCCACTTTGGTTTCTATCCAAGTGGATCCTACGAATCCAAGTGTTGCAAAAGGACTTACTCAGAACTTTACTGCGACAGGAACTTATACCGATGCAAGCACCCAGGATCTCACAACTTCAGTAACTTGGACAAGCTCAAGTACTAGCAAGGCTACGATCAGTAATGCCGGAGGAAGTAACGGCCTTGCGACCACTCTTGCAACAGGAACCACAAATATCACTGCGACTTTGGGATCGGTAACTTCTCCTGCAAGCGTATTGACTGTGACCGCTGCGGCTCTTACAAGCATCACGATTGCTCCTTCTCCTACTTTAAGTATCGCGAAGGGACGCACTCAAAACTTCACTGCAACAGGACATTATACGGACAGTACCACTTCGGATCTGACTACTCAGGTTACTTGGAGTTCTTTCGACCAGACTAAGGCAACTGTTAGCAATACTTCCGGAACCAACGGTAAACTGACCGCTCTCCAAGAAGGAAGCACTCAGATTTCTGCAAGCTATAGTTCCGTAACCAGCACGGATACTGCGGTTACAGTAACAGCAGCAGCTCTGGACAGCATCTCCATCACTCCGACTAATTCGAGTTTGGCGAAAGGATATACAACTCCATTCACCGCAAACGGTGTGTATTCGGACGCTACTACATTGGATATCACGACTCAGGTGACCTGGGCTTCTTCCAATACTTCCTCCTCTACGATAAGCAATTCGAGCGGAAACGAAGGTGTGGCCACTGCAGTAGCAGTCGGAACAAGCACGATCTCTGCAACCTTGGGTTCTGTATCCTCTTCCACCAACTTTACTGTGACGGCCGCAGCATTGGTCTCTATCTCCGTATCTCCTACGAATAGTAACGTGTATACGACTCAAACTAAAGATTTCACTGCAACTGGAACTTACTCTGACTCAACTACTCAGAACCTGACAACTAGCGTTACCTGGGCTTCTTCCGATACGAGCAAGGCGACAATCAGCAATGCTTCCGGAACAGAAGGTAGAGCAACAGGTGTCGCAGCAGGCACAATCACAATCTCTGCGACCAGCGGTTCCGTGAGCGGAAATACTCAATTGACAGTAGTGTTCTTGGATATTACAGCTCCAACCGTATCTAACGTGGTTTCCTTGAGCCCAACTACTATAAGGGTGACCTTCTCCGAATCTGTAAACACCACACAAGCAACCACCGCTTCCAATTATAAATTGGCTCTAACCTCTGCGGTAAGCGGCTCTTGTTCGGATAATAGTAACTTCTCCTCTACTTCCAACATCTCAGTTTCTTCTGTAAGTGGAAGCGGGGCAATCTATACTCTTACCTTGGCTTCTTCTCAAACTTCCGGAACCAACTATACAGTGATCGTAAATAAGAGTGGTGTCCAAGATCTTTCAGTAAGTCCGAACAATTTGGGTTGCGCGAACTACGGAGACTTTGTTGGACAAGAACAGTTAAAAGTCAGTTCGGCTTCTTGCGCAAGCACCGGAACTGTGATCATCAACTTCTCCAAACCGATCAAGTCGGGAAACAACGTAAGCGGTTCCGCAGAATGTAGCAGCACTTCAGAATGTGCGAACAGGTATACATTTGTCGGAACAACAGACTTAGGCACTATCAATTCCGCTAAGATACTGGATGGTGTGATCTGCGGTGGAGCGACTGCCGATTCTGCAAAAGTTTGTGTGACTCATAGCTTATTACAAACCGGAGCTCAGTACACGATCATCGCCGCGAATAATGTGAATGGAGACGGATTCGATAATACTTCCTGGGGATCCATCCGTGATTCGGGAGATTCCGAAAATATCCAATCCTCTCCAAGAGACAGGGCTTCCTTCTTAGGTTGTGGAACTTCTCCTGTAAACTTTGGAGACGGTCCGATCTCCGTTGATCCGAACGGTTCTACATTCGGTTATTTGGCAGACTTTAATAATAAGATCTATACCGGACCAAACAACGTAGGTAACGGAGCATTACGTTTCGCTTACGATGGTTCTAATCCTGAATCGGTCCAGTTCTCCTTTGCAAAAGATACTACGGGTCAAAATTCCGACACTTCTAACGTTAGTTCTAACTCTGCAACGACCAGAGAGAACAGTATCGCAGTTCCACCTTACGTGACCTTAGGACACTCCGGTTGTACCCAAAACGATGCTACTCTTGCAAACGGTTGTGGTCCGGACAATGAAAGTGGCAGGGGAATTTTCACCACAGGATCCTTGGCAAGTAACCCTTATATCTTCATAGCAGCCGCAAGAACTGTTCCGAGTGGAGCGAACTATAACTTCGATTATATCTACTACTCGAACGATACTTCTACCAACCTGAATTACAAATACATTGATATGTCTACAATTACAGGAACTGTAACTGCAGGTACTTCTTCTATCAGCGTCTTGAACGATAGAGTATTCCCTGGTTTTGCAAAACCAAGTAATGATGGATCCGGAACCGGTGGAGGATTGAACGCTCCTGACTTCGGATATATCACATTTAATACCGCTGACACAGGGACAGGAAACTGTACTGCAGGTTCCAATTGTGACGCTTACGACGGTAGCAACGGTAGAAGGATACGTATCGATTATATGCCTTTCTTCGGAGGACCTTCTGCCGGAGGAAATGGAAGCATAAACAATAGCCCGAACTGGGGATATTATATCGGAGTGGATTCATCCATCGTATTCAAGGACAGGATTTACGCTGCGAACGGAGGCCTACACGCTGTAGGGCATAACGGTTCGATCATCCGCTCCAATTCCGCAAGCCCGACTACTGCTTGTTCCTCTAAGAATAATTGTGCGGACTGGACAGAAGTAGGACCAAGAACCAATACGAAATGGCATAATAGCACCACGAACAACTGGTTCTCCCTTGAACTTGCAAAATTTTACGATTTGATCCCTGCGGACAGAGCATTCGCTCAGTTTGCTGAGTTCAACGATAAGTTGTATGTGACTCGGACCATCTGTATCCAAGGAACTCAGGCTACCGGGATCCGCACAAGTCCGGGAACAGTGGCAGGATGTACCGACGGAACAGACACAAACCGCAGAGCTCAACTTTGGAAATGTGATCCTACCACCACTGGAGGTAGCACTGAATGTGATTCTGGAGATTGGAGCGTAGTAGGAGACGACGGAAACGGTATTACCAACTTCGGAGATTCTACTAATAAGACGATCACGATGGTGGCTAAGAACGGATCTTATCTCTATGTAGGATTCGATAATCCGAGCGGTATCCGTATCTATCGCACGAATACAACCAACCCTGGATCCGCTTCGAACGTATGGACCC
This genomic interval carries:
- a CDS encoding beta strand repeat-containing protein, encoding MSTGINPTKKFYAALACSFLLFQGCVAWPLLTGAVGLAAGKKGGGGLLFLPGGGTPTLSRVEISSPNSSFAKTTSMSLVATAAYSNGTHKDITADAVWSTSDSSIISIAAGGQATGTGVGTADIGITYESKTAQISLSVTSAPLSTISISCVNQTDSLPKGITRQCALTGNFADGSNQDLTNDPNTTWSTGSSAVATIDSAGLVTGVDAGTTSIRASYNSLNANNLSLTVSSAALVSIAVTPTSKSLALGKNQQYTATGTYTDNSNQDITNSVTWNSSDTVVATISNTAGSRGFLSTEDMGTSTITASLNSISGNTDVTVTAAVLESISITPSSPSTPKGRTLNLVATGIFSDGHNETITDQVTWSSEDASIATVDNGSGFEGRASGINVGTVDITAEIGGIGETVSFSVTAAVLDSIQLTADDSSIAKGTSTAILATGVYSDGTSQNITGSVSWSSSQTSVLQLGSLTATPKKQVHSPNSGSLGTSTITATSGSISGTVNITVTAAKLVSIAVTPTNPSVAKGLTKDFTATGTYTDSSTQDLTTSVTWASSDTSKATISNASGTEGKATGAAVGTSNITATLGSITSPSSTLTVTAAVLQSITITPSNPSVAKGRSENLSATGTYSDNSTQDLTTSVTWASSSNSTVGVSNVNGTKGKAIGVSVGTATITATLGSVSNSITFTVTSAVLDSIEVHITDSSIAKGTSTLAEATGTYSDGTTSDITDQVVWGSSQTSIIQLGVLTAVPKKTLTSPNNGSLGISNISATLGSVSGNANLTVTAATLVSIQVDPTNPSVAKGLTQNFTATGTYTDASTQDLTTSVTWTSSSTSKATISNAGGSNGLATTLATGTTNITATLGSVTSPASVLTVTAAALTSITIAPSPTLSIAKGRTQNFTATGHYTDSTTSDLTTQVTWSSFDQTKATVSNTSGTNGKLTALQEGSTQISASYSSVTSTDTAVTVTAAALDSISITPTNSSLAKGYTTPFTANGVYSDATTLDITTQVTWASSNTSSSTISNSSGNEGVATAVAVGTSTISATLGSVSSSTNFTVTAAALVSISVSPTNSNVYTTQTKDFTATGTYSDSTTQNLTTSVTWASSDTSKATISNASGTEGRATGVAAGTITISATSGSVSGNTQLTVVFLDITAPTVSNVVSLSPTTIRVTFSESVNTTQATTASNYKLALTSAVSGSCSDNSNFSSTSNISVSSVSGSGAIYTLTLASSQTSGTNYTVIVNKSGVQDLSVSPNNLGCANYGDFVGQEQLKVSSASCASTGTVIINFSKPIKSGNNVSGSAECSSTSECANRYTFVGTTDLGTINSAKILDGVICGGATADSAKVCVTHSLLQTGAQYTIIAANNVNGDGFDNTSWGSIRDSGDSENIQSSPRDRASFLGCGTSPVNFGDGPISVDPNGSTFGYLADFNNKIYTGPNNVGNGALRFAYDGSNPESVQFSFAKDTTGQNSDTSNVSSNSATTRENSIAVPPYVTLGHSGCTQNDATLANGCGPDNESGRGIFTTGSLASNPYIFIAAARTVPSGANYNFDYIYYSNDTSTNLNYKYIDMSTITGTVTAGTSSISVLNDRVFPGFAKPSNDGSGTGGGLNAPDFGYITFNTADTGTGNCTAGSNCDAYDGSNGRRIRIDYMPFFGGPSAGGNGSINNSPNWGYYIGVDSSIVFKDRIYAANGGLHAVGHNGSIIRSNSASPTTACSSKNNCADWTEVGPRTNTKWHNSTTNNWFSLELAKFYDLIPADRAFAQFAEFNDKLYVTRTICIQGTQATGIRTSPGTVAGCTDGTDTNRRAQLWKCDPTTTGGSTECDSGDWSVVGDDGNGITNFGDSTNKTITMVAKNGSYLYVGFDNPSGIRIYRTNTTNPGSASNVWTQVANGGLTDSTNVQQIFSAVSVNTGGVYYLYVSVGKNNTPVRVYRQQNL